GCAATTGCCAAATATGCCAGAGAAAACAATATTCCCTATTTGGGCATCTGCCTGGGAATGCATACAGCCGTTATTGAATGTGCCAGGAATTTATGCAATTTGCAAAAGGCGAATAGCACTGAATTTGATGAATTAACTCCCGCTCCAGTTATCCATTTGATGGAAGATCAATTGTATCTGAAAAGAATTGGCGGGTCTATGCGTTTAGGGGCTTATCAATGTAACTTGGTGAAAAACAGTAAAGCATTTTTGGCATATCAAACAGAAAGCATCAGCGAAAGACACAGGCATCGTTATGAATTTAATAATGACTATCGCGAAGCAATACAAAATGCAGGGCTTAAAATAAGCGGTTTATCCCCGGACGGACTTTTGGTAGAAATTGTAGAATACCCTGAATTGGATTTCTTTGTGGCAGTGCAGTTCCATCCGGAATTTAAAAGCCGACCTGTTAATCCGCATCCGCTATTTAGGGACTTTGTGCAAGCGGCGGCAAATAAGAGATAAGGATTTTGGGAACGAGGATTTAAGGATTAAAGGATTTAAAGGATTTAATCGGTATGGGATGAACAGGATGGAAGGGATTTTAGGGGATTTAATAGGTATGGGATGAACAGGATGGAAGTGATTTTACTGGATTTAATAGAAATGGGTTGACTGAGAACATCGTTCCTCCGCATTTTGTGTAGCCAGCGGACGCCGTTCTTGGTACCGGCGGACGCCGTTCCGCCGTTTTTTTATTCGGCGCTACAGCGAGCGCCGGTACAAAGCGCCGGTACAAAAACCCATTCTAAGCATATTTTTGCATATTTTCGCTACCCTATTGGCAAGCATCGTTGTCAGTTGGGAACAGAAATCCGCGGGAAATTTAGGTAAGCAGCAGGAAAATCATTGACAAAATCCCCGCTCTTAAAAAGTAGATTACATTATCCGATGCTGAAGTGGTGAAATTGGTAGACACGCTAGTTTCAGGGACTAGTGAGCAATGCGCTCATGGGGGTTCGAGTCCCCCCTTCAGCACCATTTTTTTATTCTAATTTATACCTTCCGCTGATATTTTCCTGCTAAGCAAAGAAAAAATAATCATTGACTATCCCAGCCCTGCTGCAATTATAGTTTTATCTTGAATAAAGACCCCGTTTTCGGTGGTAAATATAATATAAGGGAGTAATAGAAATGGAAAGGAAGATATATGTACTGGATACCAATGTGCTGATTCACAATCCCCAAGCACTCTTTTCCTTTGAGGATAACAGAGTTGTTTTACCAATTGTAGTTATTGAAGAAATTGACCAGTTTAAAAAAGGGGTGGATGAAAAGAGCCGTAATGCCCGTCAAATAGGACGCTATCTGGATGCATTGCGGAAAAAAGGGAAATTACAGGATGGCGTACCTACAGAAAACGGCGGCACAATTCAGGTTACAGTAAATAAAGATATTGCCAATGCTGCTTCGGAGCTTCTATTTTTGGATAAAAACGATAATCTGATTATCGGCACGGCATTGTATTTTAAGCAGCATTATCCAGAGTCCATCGTTACTCTTGTTTCAAAAGATGTAAATGTGCGAGTGAAAGCAGATTGCGTAGGCATCAATGCCGAAAATTTTGAGACCGATACTATTAAATATGATGAATTCTTTACCGGCTGGGAGGTTTTAGACCTAGAGCCGGAACAATTCAGGGCATTGGAAGAAAAGGGATATTTAGATAATATCTTTGGTGATTTTTTCCCCAATCAGTTTGTGCGTGTTCCCATTCCTGATAATCCCAATCAATATAAAACCTTGCGTTATCATTATGGACGCAATCAGTTGTATCTCATCAATCATTACACGGGACAGCAAATCTTCGGAATTACAGCTCGTAACTTTGAGCAGGAGATGGCATTGGATATTCTTTTAGATGACAGCATCAAACTGGTTAGCTTATCCGGTAAAGCTGGAACAGGAAAAACCCTTTTAGCTATGGCTGCCGGATTGCAAAAGGTGGTAGAAGAAAAAAAATATTCCCGTCTGGTGGTTTCGCGTCCTATTTCTCCTTT
The sequence above is a segment of the Candidatus Cloacimonas sp. genome. Coding sequences within it:
- a CDS encoding PhoH family protein, with product MERKIYVLDTNVLIHNPQALFSFEDNRVVLPIVVIEEIDQFKKGVDEKSRNARQIGRYLDALRKKGKLQDGVPTENGGTIQVTVNKDIANAASELLFLDKNDNLIIGTALYFKQHYPESIVTLVSKDVNVRVKADCVGINAENFETDTIKYDEFFTGWEVLDLEPEQFRALEEKGYLDNIFGDFFPNQFVRVPIPDNPNQYKTLRYHYGRNQLYLINHYTGQQIFGITARNFEQEMALDILLDDSIKLVSLSGKAGTGKTLLAMAAGLQKVVEEKKYSRLVVSRPISPLGKDLGYLPGSKTEKFNPWMQPIYDNMDILLSSHPEKNKDNPKDKKKFDINDLMDMGFLELEPLTYIRGRSLPNQFFIIDEAQNLSPHEMKTIITRAGVNTKVVLTGDPYQIDIPYLDSQSNGLSVSVEKFKGEILVGHITLDKGERSALADLAAKYL